The Plasmodium cynomolgi strain B DNA, scaffold: 0334, whole genome shotgun sequence sequence atatcatGGTGATTTATGTGATAAcacatttataattaaaattattatgagaaaATAAACCATTAAttcttaaataaatatatttattttacgttATATAGTATACTTATCtagaaaaaacatttatattatttgttttattttttgaaaaaggtgatataatttaatttaataagcatgttcatatttatcacatttttgtaagaaattaaatataaattctttGTCATTAGAGAATTACacttaaatattatatttctcagattaaattataaaacaatttagcatttaaaaatatataaaataaacttaAATGCTATGAAGATGTGTAAATTATTACTTACATTTAGATTTAGGAAAACTtagaattttatgtaaatttttgtgTCTTTTGCTAATACATTAATCTATATTTCTCTTTATTATTCATGCATATATAGTTAAGGTAATATTTGGTTATATTGATAAACCAATTAAAGAACGATTCAATGctaatatatacttatacttttaattaaacattaaataattattatatttgcATTTACGTACTGTTATTATTCGtatgtataaaattatgttctaatttattttcctttaaaaCATGGACCAACCTAGTTTGGATATTAATGAATGGAAAGctaatgttattttttttatctgatttatcaaaatgattttttttttttcttttgaataTCGCATAATTTTTagtgagaaaaattattttattataaattatatattttatctttagtTACAGTATCCCTTCCTGGAAAATGTATGGGAAATGTACGACGAATTTGAGAAAtctgtagaaaaaaatgagtatgGTGCAGAGTTTTATGAATCTACTTGTGATTCTATTATAAAAACTACGGTTAAGGATAAGCTTAAATACAATGATTTCTGTAAGAAACTCATTAGAAATTTAGGAGCATATTCGACGGATAAAAGTATAATTAACCCAACTGTTGAACGTTGTGATATCATATACAGTTGGTTATACTACTtgataatgaaatataatattcctaatgattttattcaaaaatgttTCGGTGTATCTAACCCACTGAATTTGAATGGTGTTGAAAGAGAAATCTGTTCTTACACTCCTTATGAAAAAGTTATTAATGAAGCAAATGATAtgctaaaaataaatattattgtaGCCAATGTTTTCactattg is a genomic window containing:
- a CDS encoding hypothetical protein (putative), translated to MDQPSLDINEWKANYPFLENVWEMYDEFEKSVEKNEYGAEFYESTCDSIIKTTVKDKLKYNDFCKKLIRNLGAYSTDKSIINPTVERCDIIYSWLYYLIMKYNIPNDFIQKCFGVSNPLNLNGVEREICSYTPYEKVINEANDMLKINIIVANVFTIENILAKKTDESNCLAWKFLYECFNIYKKINKVYCSNGRNKDNENICKKLDYFKLYYGTYIPALNEIPEEKGYLSENVFQFKDKCSLNEIIAESLHHDVHSTGSSDTSRIITALDTVVDKVHSTGSSGPSSTITALGTVAGVSSSLALLYKV